One segment of Leptodactylus fuscus isolate aLepFus1 chromosome 7, aLepFus1.hap2, whole genome shotgun sequence DNA contains the following:
- the CSTPP1 gene encoding centriolar satellite-associated tubulin polyglutamylase complex regulator 1 isoform X4, translated as MLSLNYWNKKMRLNPTALPSSSRSNLLTMKEYHCLLQMLCPDFPMDVTQKAARIVLMDDAMDCLMSFSDFLSAFQIQFYYSEFLDSAAAIYQDLLTGKSINTVIVPTSRSAAPCQRQPYSDSASLDGVEAPHFYQCLENLCERERHSTSPPLPLVAEILSSAPRLTFYGFLMALSKNAGINRSIGALPDKADLLVDDALDTELDRIVAQLSACSIAPPSVSSLLPPSRDITRVASPKKALPTRRRPDLESDGSTEEAEDSSES; from the exons ATCTCCTGACCATGAAGGAATATCATTGTCTCCTGCAGATGCTTTGTCCAGACTTCCCAATGGATGTGACACAGAAAGCAGCCAG GATTGTCCTGATGGACGACGCCATGGACTGCCTCATGTCATTCTCTGATTTCCTGTCCGCCTTCCAGATCCAGTTTTATTACTCGG AGTTTCTGGACAGCGCCGCTGCGATCTATCAGGATCTACTCACTGGTAAGAGCATAAACACTGTGATCGTGCCGACGTCCCGCTCCGCAGCGCCCTGCCAGCGCCAGCCCTACAGTGACAGTGCGTCCCTTGATGGAGTGGAGGCTCCACATTTCTACCAGTGTTTGGAGAACCTATGTGAACGGGAGCGGCACAG CACCAGTCCTCCACTGCCATTAGTCGCAGAGATTCTCAGCAGCGCCCCCCGGCTGACCTTCTATGGATTCCTCATGGCCCTGTCCAAGAATGCTGGAATTAACCGGAGCATTG GGGCTTTGCCGGATAAAGCGGATCTGTTAGTAGATGACGCGCTGGACACGGAGCTGGACAGAAT TGTCGCTCAGTTATCTGCCTGCTCCATTGCGCCCCCGTCAGTCTCCAGCCTTCTTCCACCTTCTCGGGATATTACTCGTGTGGCCTCTCCTAAGAAGGCTTTACCCACCCGACGACGTCCCGACCTGGAGAGTGATGGTTCCACCGAAGAGGCGGAGGACTCGTCTGAGAGCTAG